Proteins found in one Phormidium ambiguum IAM M-71 genomic segment:
- a CDS encoding CoA-binding protein, which translates to MFNSKLNNNTLHDILIQTKIIAVVGHSDNPTRISYQIAQFLRQVGYIVIPVNPMVSEIDGQPCYASLQDVPQSVDLVNVFRRCEYLPEIVSDAIAIDAKTIWAQSGIYDEHSAKKALQAGLNVVMDSCIKVEYNRLNISR; encoded by the coding sequence ATGTTCAATTCAAAGTTAAACAATAATACATTGCATGACATATTAATCCAAACTAAAATCATTGCTGTGGTGGGACATTCCGACAACCCAACCCGCATCAGCTACCAGATTGCTCAATTCTTGCGGCAAGTAGGCTATATCGTCATTCCAGTCAACCCAATGGTGAGCGAAATTGATGGGCAGCCTTGCTATGCTTCGCTTCAAGATGTACCTCAGTCAGTAGATTTGGTCAATGTGTTCCGGCGGTGCGAATACCTACCGGAAATAGTTTCTGATGCGATCGCTATTGATGCCAAAACCATCTGGGCGCAGTCAGGCATCTATGACGAACACTCTGCCAAAAAAGCATTGCAAGCAGGATTAAACGTAGTTATGGACTCTTGTATTAAGGTGGAATACAACAGGTTAAATATAAGTCGTTAG
- a CDS encoding DUF5996 family protein: MAVPTSNLDSEVWVSLPIADWQDTNETLHLWTQIIGKIRLALAPKVNHWWHSTLYVTPCGLTTSTIPYKTSTFQITFDFLNHQLLIETSDGITKTIPLMPRSVSDFYQAVMSTLLDIGIDVHIWTMPQEVSDPIPFEEDTQHAAYDRDYAQRFWRILVQCDRLLTIFRARYAGKCSPVHFFWGSFDLAVTRFSGRPAPQHPGGVPGMADWVTREAYSHEVSSCGFWFGKGSIEALFYAYAYPAPEGFPDYSVQPQEAFFSQEMQEFVLPYQAVIQATDPDAMVLNFLQSTYEAAANLGHWERAALDYSPIMKS; the protein is encoded by the coding sequence ATGGCTGTTCCCACGTCTAACTTAGACTCAGAAGTTTGGGTGTCCTTACCGATTGCAGATTGGCAAGATACAAATGAAACGCTACATCTGTGGACTCAAATTATTGGCAAGATTCGATTAGCACTGGCTCCAAAAGTCAATCACTGGTGGCATTCAACCCTTTATGTTACCCCGTGTGGACTGACTACATCAACCATTCCCTACAAAACTAGCACTTTTCAAATCACCTTTGATTTTCTCAATCATCAATTGCTGATAGAAACCAGCGATGGAATCACAAAGACGATCCCACTCATGCCCCGCTCTGTGTCTGATTTTTATCAAGCAGTGATGAGTACCCTACTGGATATAGGAATTGACGTACACATTTGGACTATGCCACAAGAAGTGAGCGATCCGATTCCTTTTGAGGAGGATACTCAGCACGCAGCTTACGATCGAGACTATGCTCAACGGTTTTGGCGAATTTTGGTGCAGTGCGACCGCCTCCTGACGATTTTCCGCGCCCGTTATGCAGGAAAGTGTAGCCCAGTCCATTTCTTCTGGGGCAGCTTTGATTTGGCAGTAACTCGCTTCTCCGGGCGACCTGCGCCCCAGCATCCAGGGGGTGTACCAGGGATGGCAGACTGGGTAACGCGAGAAGCTTACTCCCACGAGGTAAGCAGTTGTGGGTTTTGGTTTGGCAAAGGTTCAATCGAGGCATTATTTTACGCCTACGCCTATCCAGCCCCAGAAGGCTTCCCAGATTACTCAGTACAACCCCAGGAAGCCTTCTTTAGCCAAGAGATGCAAGAGTTTGTCTTGCCATATCAGGCAGTAATACAGGCAACTGATCCAGATGCAATGGTGCTGAATTTTTTGCAAAGCACTTACGAAGCAGCAGCGAATTTAGGGCATTGGGAGCGGGCGGCGTTAGACTATAGCCCAATAATGAAGAGTTAG
- a CDS encoding phosphodiester glycosidase family protein, whose amino-acid sequence MKKVWLLFWILVSSITLAEMLFSNIQNRATKASYQTVEPPLQPEIEYKSYTLPQSVVHTLLIPKTSRFSVKPIVSPTLELVENIARKHQAFAAINGGFFDPMNQKTTSIVIREGALIADPKLNERFINNPKNAPYLEKMLNRSELRRYICGGTISYDINLRNEPIPDSCRLVDALGGGPTLLPELGLVPEGFADVANGRVIRDVLLSNQLNARTAVGITVDGSLLWVMVAQKPENPTTSGMSLPELAKFMKSLGVEKAMNLDGGSSSSFYYKGQTFYGKVDNKGNWVKRPIKSVLLVF is encoded by the coding sequence ATGAAAAAAGTCTGGTTGCTATTTTGGATACTCGTAAGTTCGATTACTTTGGCAGAGATGTTATTTTCTAATATCCAGAATCGAGCGACAAAAGCTTCCTATCAGACAGTTGAACCACCACTTCAACCAGAAATTGAGTATAAATCTTACACCTTGCCACAAAGTGTAGTCCATACACTATTGATTCCAAAAACCAGCCGTTTTTCTGTCAAACCTATTGTTTCCCCAACACTTGAACTAGTAGAAAATATAGCAAGAAAACATCAAGCATTTGCAGCTATCAACGGTGGCTTTTTCGACCCAATGAACCAAAAAACCACTTCGATTGTGATTCGAGAAGGAGCGTTAATTGCAGACCCAAAACTGAACGAACGATTCATTAATAATCCTAAAAATGCCCCTTACTTAGAGAAAATGCTCAATCGTAGTGAATTAAGACGCTACATTTGTGGAGGAACTATTAGTTACGATATTAATCTTCGCAACGAACCAATTCCTGATAGTTGCCGTTTAGTAGATGCCTTGGGTGGTGGGCCAACTTTATTGCCAGAACTGGGTTTAGTTCCAGAGGGGTTCGCAGATGTGGCGAATGGAAGAGTTATTAGGGATGTATTATTGAGCAACCAACTCAATGCTAGAACGGCAGTTGGTATTACTGTTGATGGTAGTCTTTTGTGGGTAATGGTGGCGCAAAAACCAGAAAATCCTACTACTTCGGGGATGTCCTTACCGGAACTAGCTAAGTTTATGAAGTCGTTGGGGGTGGAAAAAGCGATGAATTTGGATGGTGGCAGTTCCTCGTCTTTTTATTACAAAGGACAGACGTTCTATGGCAAAGTGGATAACAAAGGAAATTGGGTGAAGCGACCTATTAAATCTGTTTTACTGGTTTTTTAG
- a CDS encoding ACT domain-containing protein, producing the protein MSGETELSNLIKGLKPQLQAGEYVFCTLSDNQIPKNIEPICVFREVEGTTLIITKREADRLSIPYSFVTAWITLTVHSSLEAVGLTAAISAKLTKAGISCNVIAAYYHDHLFVAQKDAPRTIEILAAMSLNEVVNSPEP; encoded by the coding sequence ATGAGTGGAGAAACAGAACTGTCAAATTTAATCAAAGGATTGAAACCGCAGTTACAAGCTGGCGAATATGTATTTTGTACCTTATCTGATAATCAAATCCCCAAAAATATAGAACCAATTTGTGTTTTTCGGGAAGTAGAAGGTACGACGCTAATTATCACCAAACGGGAGGCCGATCGGCTTTCTATTCCTTATTCCTTCGTTACTGCATGGATTACATTAACTGTTCATTCTTCACTCGAAGCAGTTGGTTTGACGGCTGCTATTTCAGCAAAATTAACCAAGGCTGGTATCAGTTGTAATGTGATTGCTGCTTATTATCACGACCATTTATTTGTTGCTCAAAAAGATGCACCACGCACTATAGAAATTCTGGCGGCAATGAGCTTAAATGAAGTTGTTAATAGCCCTGAGCCATGA
- a CDS encoding TetR/AcrR family transcriptional regulator, which yields MPKETYIPCLLGLFRQYGYDGATLSKISEATGLGKASLYHHFPGGKDQMVETVLDYLEKWLFKNILPALESEGDAVTRLGRMCLRLNELYHGGEQPCMFAILLSGSARDVFHAKVKALFQNWIDAIANVLIQSGIDAQLAKQRGEDAAIAIQGSLILSQAMDDTSVFRRTIEELPIALCR from the coding sequence ATGCCAAAAGAAACCTATATTCCTTGCTTGTTGGGGTTGTTTCGTCAGTACGGTTATGATGGTGCTACGCTGTCCAAGATTTCCGAGGCGACTGGACTGGGAAAAGCTAGTCTCTACCATCACTTTCCCGGTGGGAAGGATCAGATGGTTGAGACAGTTTTGGATTATCTGGAAAAATGGTTATTTAAGAATATTTTGCCTGCTTTGGAGAGTGAAGGGGATGCGGTGACAAGGTTGGGGCGAATGTGCTTACGCTTAAATGAACTCTATCACGGAGGGGAACAACCTTGTATGTTTGCGATTTTGTTGTCTGGTTCAGCTAGAGATGTATTTCACGCTAAAGTAAAAGCACTATTTCAGAATTGGATTGATGCGATCGCAAATGTGTTAATTCAGTCGGGTATAGATGCTCAACTTGCCAAACAGCGGGGGGAAGATGCCGCAATAGCGATTCAAGGTTCACTGATTTTATCGCAAGCAATGGACGATACATCTGTGTTTCGGCGGACGATTGAGGAATTACCGATCGCACTTTGTCGATAG
- a CDS encoding glutathione S-transferase family protein: MIQLYGHEMSGNSYKARLFLELLNLEYEWVKVNLMKGEHKSPEYLALNPFGQVPLLVDGDTKLADAQAILVYLARQYGGEQWLPLDALSLAQVVRWLSTTAGEVRQGPENARLYHLFGATSINIDRAHQKAEHILTQLDKHLSTRTWLEFERPTIADIAVFPYIALAPDGKIDLAPYPNVLAWIERIKQLPGYIPMAGL, from the coding sequence ATGATTCAGCTTTATGGTCATGAAATGTCGGGGAACAGTTATAAAGCTAGACTGTTTTTGGAATTACTAAATCTGGAATATGAATGGGTAAAAGTTAACTTAATGAAAGGGGAACATAAGTCACCAGAATATCTAGCACTTAACCCTTTTGGACAAGTTCCTTTGTTAGTTGATGGTGATACTAAATTGGCAGATGCTCAAGCAATTTTGGTGTATTTAGCAAGGCAATATGGCGGCGAACAATGGTTGCCTTTGGATGCCTTATCATTAGCACAAGTAGTTCGTTGGTTATCAACAACTGCTGGCGAAGTTCGTCAGGGACCGGAAAATGCTCGACTTTATCATTTGTTTGGTGCGACTAGTATTAATATCGATCGCGCTCACCAAAAAGCCGAACATATTCTAACCCAACTTGACAAACATTTAAGCACCAGAACTTGGCTGGAATTTGAACGTCCGACTATTGCTGATATTGCAGTTTTCCCATACATTGCGTTAGCACCTGATGGCAAGATTGACCTCGCACCTTATCCAAATGTTTTGGCATGGATCGAGCGCATCAAACAACTCCCCGGCTACATTCCAATGGCAGGTTTATAA
- a CDS encoding pyridoxamine 5'-phosphate oxidase family protein — protein sequence MPRKFGEIAFTPEVLAAQSERGSRQTYEKYIANGPANDVITPKIAEFISQLDGFYLGTVSSSGYPYIQFRGGAPGFLKVLDEKTLGFADFSGNVQYITVGNLSGNNKAFLFLMDYRHRKRIKIWGRAEYTEGDSALIEQLRVPDYPAEIERAIIFHVEATSENCPQHIPIRYSETEVATMMAPLQARIVQLEQQLANLN from the coding sequence ATGCCACGCAAATTCGGAGAAATTGCTTTCACTCCTGAAGTGTTAGCAGCGCAGTCAGAACGAGGTTCACGACAAACTTATGAGAAGTATATCGCCAATGGGCCTGCTAATGATGTAATTACCCCTAAGATTGCCGAATTTATTAGTCAACTGGATGGCTTTTATTTGGGAACAGTTAGTTCTAGCGGCTATCCTTACATTCAATTTCGTGGTGGCGCACCTGGTTTTTTGAAAGTTTTGGATGAAAAAACATTGGGCTTTGCTGACTTTTCGGGAAACGTGCAATATATTACAGTTGGCAATCTATCTGGTAACAATAAAGCCTTCCTGTTTTTGATGGATTACCGTCATCGCAAACGGATTAAGATTTGGGGGAGAGCCGAGTATACTGAAGGTGATTCGGCTTTAATTGAACAGTTACGAGTTCCTGATTATCCTGCCGAAATTGAACGGGCAATTATCTTTCATGTGGAAGCAACTAGCGAAAATTGTCCCCAACATATTCCCATTCGTTATTCTGAGACTGAAGTAGCAACAATGATGGCTCCTTTACAAGCTCGAATTGTCCAATTGGAACAACAATTAGCTAATCTCAATTAA
- a CDS encoding RNA-guided endonuclease InsQ/TnpB family protein, whose product MLLTYQYRAYPNTNQKLALNHWLRICRYWYNWQLGDRFKWWEENRSDCVVPSGEFCVISCTLPPLELRDNPNYYSQKKLLPMLKEDLVKVGHSGELLDFSEVPSQTLQAVSKKVDEAFTRFIKGDKNGKRSGRPRFKNTARYRTLKIEGQAVKLERIEKNWLYISVAKLNDWIKIRLHRPLPDGFVFKNILLTKKADGWYISLALEDPSVPQFNSDEITPTWDNTLGLDAVLHEDDYLATSDGEKLPSLKSFRKSQNKLAKISQRKAKRKRGSRQRRRLAKKEALQHQKIARARSDHAYKTAHALMRTGKKVFVHEDLNLKNLTKRNKAKQDEEGKYLPNGQSAKSGLNKSWLDAAFGNFFTTLEHIAAKAGARVIAVNPSYTSQYLCYRDEKVFTDCRIREYWDEVEKLLIDRDINAAVNIKRVGLELFLTLNRRSGKISKSFTESTAKQTLETLRLFSEAYTYL is encoded by the coding sequence TTGTTGCTTACATACCAATATCGAGCGTATCCAAACACCAATCAAAAGTTAGCCTTAAACCATTGGTTAAGAATTTGTCGTTATTGGTATAATTGGCAGTTAGGAGATCGGTTTAAGTGGTGGGAAGAAAACCGTAGCGATTGTGTTGTTCCTAGTGGTGAATTTTGTGTCATTTCTTGCACTCTACCACCATTAGAACTGAGAGATAATCCCAACTACTACTCGCAAAAAAAATTACTACCAATGCTGAAAGAGGATTTGGTCAAAGTAGGTCATTCTGGTGAATTGCTAGACTTTTCTGAAGTACCTTCTCAAACCTTACAGGCAGTTTCTAAAAAGGTGGATGAGGCGTTTACTCGATTTATCAAAGGCGATAAAAATGGTAAACGCAGTGGTAGACCAAGGTTTAAGAATACAGCGAGATATCGCACTCTTAAAATAGAGGGGCAAGCCGTTAAACTAGAGCGAATTGAGAAGAATTGGCTTTATATCTCTGTCGCAAAACTCAACGATTGGATAAAGATTAGACTGCACCGACCATTACCTGATGGTTTTGTCTTCAAAAATATCCTGTTAACCAAAAAAGCTGATGGTTGGTATATAAGTTTGGCGTTAGAAGATCCTTCTGTACCGCAGTTTAACAGTGATGAAATTACCCCAACTTGGGATAATACGCTAGGGCTGGATGCGGTATTGCACGAAGATGATTATCTGGCTACTTCTGATGGTGAAAAGTTACCATCATTGAAATCATTTCGGAAATCTCAAAACAAGTTAGCCAAGATTTCTCAACGCAAAGCTAAACGAAAAAGAGGTAGTCGCCAACGTCGAAGACTTGCTAAAAAAGAAGCTCTTCAGCATCAGAAAATAGCTAGAGCTAGGTCTGACCATGCCTATAAAACTGCTCATGCTTTGATGCGAACTGGCAAGAAAGTTTTTGTCCATGAGGACTTAAATCTGAAAAACTTAACTAAGAGAAACAAAGCCAAACAAGACGAAGAAGGAAAATATTTACCTAATGGTCAATCTGCCAAATCAGGTTTAAATAAATCTTGGCTGGATGCTGCTTTTGGTAATTTCTTTACAACTCTAGAACACATAGCCGCAAAAGCTGGAGCTAGAGTAATTGCAGTCAATCCAAGCTACACATCCCAATATCTCTGTTATCGTGATGAAAAAGTTTTCACTGATTGCCGCATTCGAGAATATTGGGATGAGGTAGAAAAACTCTTAATTGACCGTGACATTAATGCCGCAGTCAACATAAAGAGAGTCGGGTTGGAACTTTTCCTGACTTTAAACAGGCGTAGCGGGAAAATAAGTAAAAGTTTTACTGAAAGTACTGCGAAGCAAACTCTGGAAACATTAAGATTGTTTTCAGAAGCCTACACTTACCTGTAG
- a CDS encoding WGR domain-containing protein, protein MSNNSSPPFTTEPENNIKEKLIRSIWLHKDKYCYLFESDGSYRLLSTERRGRYTILLDSRSVLLDWITDPFTETLLVQEDGSLFMSGGAFVEIGTRSQASLFANPSIEPNIAYLELSDDHSHKFYEITVNAFDVIIRYGRIGTIGQTNRSTYSNLQKAQAEAHKKINEKLKKGYVRVRPSSSSLPTQITEERSREGIAHQTTPIMPSTLQSNQEVWWQAIKLGFGSTVKIVAISQSPSFSFNLMAGQDFAYHFNPRLFEGQIVQNTYIGHWGVEKLAHR, encoded by the coding sequence ATGTCTAACAATTCCTCACCTCCATTCACAACAGAGCCAGAAAATAATATAAAGGAGAAACTAATCCGCTCAATCTGGCTGCACAAGGACAAATACTGTTATTTATTTGAATCTGATGGTTCTTATCGATTGTTAAGCACCGAGCGTCGAGGTCGGTACACTATCTTACTTGATAGTCGGTCAGTTTTGCTCGATTGGATAACCGATCCCTTCACGGAAACCCTGCTTGTACAAGAGGATGGCAGTTTATTCATGAGTGGGGGCGCATTTGTTGAAATTGGAACACGCTCCCAAGCATCCCTCTTTGCTAATCCTTCTATAGAGCCTAATATAGCTTACTTGGAACTTTCCGACGACCATTCTCACAAATTCTATGAAATTACGGTTAACGCCTTTGATGTCATAATTCGCTATGGACGCATTGGCACGATCGGACAAACCAATCGCAGCACCTACAGCAATCTCCAAAAAGCCCAGGCAGAAGCTCACAAGAAAATCAATGAAAAGCTAAAAAAAGGTTATGTGAGAGTGCGTCCTTCTAGCTCATCTCTCCCGACCCAAATCACAGAAGAACGTTCCCGTGAGGGAATAGCTCACCAGACAACTCCAATTATGCCAAGCACCCTTCAATCTAACCAAGAGGTGTGGTGGCAAGCTATAAAATTAGGTTTTGGTTCCACGGTGAAAATTGTTGCTATCTCCCAGAGTCCCTCCTTCTCCTTCAACCTGATGGCAGGACAAGACTTCGCCTATCACTTCAATCCTCGCTTATTTGAAGGGCAAATTGTACAAAATACCTATATTGGACATTGGGGTGTAGAAAAATTGGCACATCGTTGA
- a CDS encoding competence protein CoiA family protein has protein sequence MTWLKYAVDKENNLFEIADVPSGKTKLFCPYCSGQLIARKGKVKQHHFAHAEETCYPVATKKELPTLPLYDNFNIKLSGTALQLLQKLWQSFGVYEWGIPHLPELKPLIKAKVLQKNFYLQPPAYEFTTLGKIPLGALPLHEFNQVQEPLLLAKLAELLRQVELAKVIKSLNLAERLVDLRLYRAQLANILLHNLYYLRIEADGLILHKIGVTKRSITQRIPEIERNLRCHYQNIKVSILGFWSHRGNVELYFKHRYKQFNYRIGSLTEYYLFNDDSIADAVLDDLNQMEPKVLSLEEQSVLTEVSLYRNKETDLQLVMVN, from the coding sequence ATGACTTGGCTTAAATATGCAGTTGATAAAGAAAATAACTTATTTGAAATTGCTGATGTACCCAGTGGCAAAACCAAATTATTCTGCCCTTATTGTAGTGGTCAATTAATAGCCAGAAAAGGAAAAGTTAAGCAGCATCATTTTGCTCATGCTGAGGAAACTTGTTATCCAGTAGCCACAAAAAAGGAATTACCTACTTTACCACTTTACGACAATTTTAATATCAAATTATCAGGAACCGCGCTACAACTATTACAAAAACTCTGGCAATCTTTTGGTGTTTATGAGTGGGGGATTCCGCATTTACCAGAACTAAAGCCATTAATTAAAGCTAAGGTATTACAGAAAAATTTTTACCTTCAGCCACCAGCTTATGAGTTTACTACTTTAGGTAAAATTCCACTTGGGGCTTTGCCATTGCATGAATTTAATCAAGTCCAAGAACCATTATTGTTAGCCAAATTAGCTGAATTGTTACGTCAAGTAGAATTAGCTAAGGTGATTAAATCACTAAATTTAGCAGAAAGGTTAGTTGATTTGCGGTTATATCGTGCTCAGTTAGCCAATATTTTATTACATAATTTATACTATCTGCGAATTGAAGCCGATGGATTAATTTTGCACAAAATTGGAGTGACTAAGCGCTCGATTACCCAACGAATACCTGAAATTGAGAGAAATTTACGTTGTCATTACCAGAATATTAAGGTTAGCATACTGGGATTTTGGTCACATCGGGGAAATGTTGAACTGTATTTTAAGCATCGGTATAAACAGTTTAATTATCGGATTGGTAGCTTAACTGAATACTATTTGTTTAATGATGATTCGATCGCTGATGCTGTGTTAGATGATTTGAATCAAATGGAACCAAAAGTGCTTAGTTTAGAGGAACAAAGTGTTTTAACAGAAGTTAGTTTATACCGAAACAAAGAGACTGATTTACAGTTAGTAATGGTAAACTAA
- a CDS encoding DUF6883 domain-containing protein has protein sequence MKLPPDAIIVPAKLTQYLLKLLPQDDKSKFLVQAGYTQGNWQQLEQDLREQILPLDAVFTEQTRFGDHYQIRGTLTGVNRVVLPVVTIWMSEKATGQTKFITLFPDKEV, from the coding sequence ATGAAATTACCTCCTGATGCGATTATTGTACCAGCTAAATTGACTCAATATCTACTCAAACTACTGCCACAGGATGACAAATCAAAATTTCTCGTCCAAGCTGGTTATACTCAAGGAAACTGGCAACAATTAGAACAGGATTTGCGAGAACAAATATTACCGCTAGATGCAGTATTCACAGAACAAACACGATTTGGCGATCATTATCAAATTCGTGGAACTTTAACAGGTGTTAATCGAGTAGTTTTACCAGTGGTTACAATTTGGATGAGCGAGAAAGCAACTGGACAAACCAAGTTTATTACGTTATTTCCCGATAAGGAGGTTTAA
- a CDS encoding DUF4926 domain-containing protein, whose amino-acid sequence MKFELFTRVALREDLPQYKLCRGDVATIVEHHPVPDDEDGYSLEVFNAVGETIAVITVAQSQIEPLMSNEVLHVRVLDEVIA is encoded by the coding sequence ATGAAATTTGAACTGTTTACGCGAGTGGCATTGCGGGAAGATTTACCTCAGTACAAACTCTGTCGGGGAGATGTAGCAACAATTGTCGAACATCACCCCGTACCGGATGATGAGGATGGCTATAGTTTAGAGGTGTTTAATGCCGTTGGGGAAACGATCGCAGTGATTACAGTCGCTCAATCGCAGATTGAACCATTGATGAGTAATGAAGTGTTGCACGTTCGCGTTTTGGATGAAGTGATAGCTTAG
- the psb34 gene encoding photosystem II assembly protein Psb34 has product MYTTNEEGILNNYAAEPTVYFAEYPSQEQQQRYLFQGAVAVMFVTLLVLTAFGVS; this is encoded by the coding sequence ATGTACACCACTAACGAAGAAGGCATTTTGAACAACTACGCTGCTGAACCCACCGTTTACTTTGCTGAGTACCCTTCACAAGAACAGCAACAGCGTTACCTATTTCAAGGTGCAGTAGCAGTTATGTTTGTTACTCTGTTAGTTTTGACTGCTTTTGGGGTTAGCTAA